The following DNA comes from Ornithobacterium rhinotracheale DSM 15997.
TAAGAATAACCAAATTTAAAAAATGCAGGAAATTAATTTCTTGCATTTTTTTGCATTCTATTTCAGCATTTAAACAGAAAACTTAAATTTATTTTTAACCAAAAATTTTATAGCAATTATAAAAAATCTATCTTTGCAAACTTAAGTGAGCCGCCTTGTCGCGTGCCTGAGCGAGGGTACGAGGAAAGTCCGGACACCATAGGGCGACGCAGCGGGTAACACCCGCCACTTGTTTTTCTTCGGAAGGGCAAGGAGGACTAGTGCAGCAGAAAGAATGTACAGTACGGCTGTAGTGAAATCAGGTAAACTCTGCGTGGTGCAATGCTATGTATATTGGCTGATAAGGGCGGCTCGTCCGATGCCAAGGGGTAAGCAGCTAGAGTTTAGCAGTAATGCTAAATGTAGATAAATGGCAAGGCGTTTCTCGTGAGAGAAATGACAGAATCCGGCTTATAGGCTCACTTTCTTTTCTTAAATTAACCCTTGGGTTTCAAAATATTGAATAATCGCTTTTTTCATCAAAAGCGTTTGTTCATTGGCTTTCAATTGGGGCAATTGTTCCAGCACTTCAAAATGTGGCCAGCCATCGGCATCTTTGCCTTCAAATCGGTAGTAGCCATATGGCTCAAGCAATCGGCACACGGCAATGTGCATTAAATTCACCTTTTCATCTTTTTTATACCTGCGGTGTCCCATGCCTAGCTCCTGCACGCCAATTAAAAATAGAATCGTGTCGAGATTGGGGGGGGCGCCGTCGGTGAGATGTTCTTTGAAGAAATTTAGCACTTTTTCCCATGCAAGTGCCTCTTGAGATGGACTAGGCATTTTGTAATTTTTCTATGATTGCTAAAGGATTTTCAGCTTTAAAAACGGCACTTCCCGCTACCAAAACATCAGCACCACATTCAGTGAGTTTTGCAGCATTGCTCGCATCCACACCACCATCTACTTCGATGAGGGCGGAAGCATTTTTTTGTAGAATTAAATCTTTTACTTCGGCTACCTTTTTATAAGTATTCTCAATAAACTTTTGTCCGCCAAATCCAGGATTCACACTCATAATTAAAACCAAATCCAAATCTTGAATAATGTCGCCAAGCAAATGCACAGGTGTATGCGGATTCAGCGCCACACCCGCTTGCATTCCTTCGTTTTTAATCTGCTGAATATTTCGGTGCAAGTGCGGACAAGCTTCATAGTGCACGCTTAGCAAATCGGCACCACAAGCTTTAAAAGTCTGCGTATAGCGTTCGGGCTGGGTAATCATTAAATGCACATCTAGAAATTTGTCGGTCGCTTTGCGGATCGCCTCTATCACAGGCATTCCGTAAGAAATATTGGGTACAAAAACGCCATCCATAATATCAAGATGAAACCACTCGGCAGGGCTTTCATTTACCATTTGAATGTCTTTGTCTAAATGTAGAAAATCTGCCGCCAGCATAGAAGGTGCTACTATCGCCATAACTTTTAAATTTAATTCTTGGCGAAGATAATAATTAAACTTTAAATTTGAAATTAAAGCGACTTTAAAATATTAAATAAAAATTAAAAACGAATAGCTTTCAATGAAATTTGAATAAAAATTCGTACCTTGTAAAATAAATTTAAAACGATATGAAATTTTTTATAGACACAGCCAATTTAGACCAAATTCAAGAAGCACAAGATTTGGGCATTTTAGATGGTGTAACGACCAATCCTTCGCTCATGGCAAAAGAGGGAATCACGGGGAAAGAAAATATTTTGAAGCATTATCAAAAGATTTGCGAACTCGTTACGGGAGATGTGAGTGCCGAAGTCATTGCCACAGATTTTGATGGCATGGTGAAAGAAGGCGAGGAGCTGGCAAGCCTACACGAGCAAATTGTAGTAAAAATCCCAATGATTAAAGACGGGGTGAAAGCGATAAAATATTTTGCCGATAACGGAATTAGGACTAACTGTACACTAGTATTTTCCACAGGGCAAGCCTTGTTGGCAGCCAAAGCGGGGGCGACTTATGTTTCGCCATTTGTGGGGCGTTTAGACGACATTTCGCAAGATGGCATGCAATTGATTGCAGATATCCGCACGATTTATGACAATTATGCTTTTGAAACAGAAATTCTTGCCGCATCGATTAGAAACCCAATGCACATCAATCAATGTGCGCTAATTGGAGCAGATGTAGTGACTTCGCCATTGAACGCGATTTTAGCATTGCTTAATCATCCATTGACAGACAAAGGATTGGCACAATTTTTAGCCGATTATAAAAAAGGAAATTAATCATTTTAATTATTTTTATGGTTTCTCTTCGCTCAGCCAAAACGGCTGAGCGATTTTTTTTATTAAAGAATTTATATTCGAATCGAGTTCGGAATGATAGAGAGAATCAAATATACTTTTGCGTTGTGTCACCCTGAACTTGTTTCAGGGTCTTACACAAAGAGATTCCTAAACGAGTTCGGAATGACTACCACACGAGTTTAGCCATAAAATCCAAAAAAAACACCCAAAAAACGATTTTTGACTAAAATTAGAGTGAATAAAAGAAATACATTACCTTTGTAAAAATGTATTTAAAAAAGATTCACTTAATCAATTTCAAGAATTTCGAGGAGAAAGAATTGGAGTTTTCCCCAAAGATTAACGCCTTTGTGGGGAACAATGGCGTGGGCAAAACCAATTTGCTCGATGCGGTGTATTATTTGAGCCTTTTTAAAAGTTATTTCAACGCCAGCGATGCCCAAAATATTAGGATTTCGCAAGATTTCTTTTTTGTGGAAGGTTGGTTTTTCAAAAATCAAAAAGAAGAATGGGTGCAGTGTGGCGTGAAAAAAGGCGAAAAGAAAAATGCCAAACGCAACCAGAAAACCTACGAGCGCATTGCCGACCATGTGGGGGAGTTCCCCGTGGTGATTATTTCGCCCTACGATCGCGATTTGATTACCGAGGGCAGCGATGTGCGTCGAAAGTTCGTTGATCGCATCATTTCGCAATCAGATTCGGTGTATTTCAATCATTTATTAAGATATAATAAGGTGCTTTCTCAGCGTAATGCCTTGCTCAAATATTTTGCCGCCAATCACAGTTTTGATGCTTTGCAACTTTCGATTTTTGATGAAGAAATTTTAAAATTGGGCAAAGATATTTTTGAAAAAAGAAAAGACTTTTTAGCATCATTTCAGCCCAAATTTCAGAAATATTATGCCTTTATTTCGCAAGAAAAAGAGGAGGTGGAAATCGTGTATCAATCTGATTTGGAAGTGAATCCTGAAACTTATTTAGAGGAATCTTTAATTAAAGACAAATTGGTGCAGTACACCACGCAGGGCGTGCACAAAGATGATTTGAAATTTAATATTCGAGGGCATTTAATCAAAAAATTCGGTTCGCAAGGACAGCAAAAATCTTTTTTAATTGCATTGAAATTAGCGGAATTAGAAATCATCAAAGAACAAAAAAATGTAACGCCGATATTGCTTTTAGACGATATTTTTGATAAATTAGACGAGTCGCGTGTGGAGCAATTGATAAAATTGGTAAATGAGGAGCATTTTGGGCAAATTTTTATATCCGATACGCACCCCGAGCGCACCCAATCAATCATTGCCAAAATCAATGATGACCACAAAGTGTTTAAATTATAACTTAAATTTCTATGAAGAAAAAACAGAATTTAGTGAGTTTGGCAGAGGGACTTTCCAACTTTGTAGATAAATATGGCTACCGCAATCAAGTGAAGGAGAGCCAAGTCATCGATGCATGGCACGTGCAAATGGGCGATTTTGTGAAAAATATGACCGAGACGATTTTTGTTAAAAATCAAGTTTTATATGTTCGATTGACTTCTCCTGCGTTTAAATCAGAATTTAGTTATGGCAAAGCCAAAATCATAGCTCATATCAACGAAAGTTTGGGCGAAGAGTATTTAAAAGATGTACACTTTATTTAGTTAACAATAAAAAACAAAAAAAACAATGCAAGACAACTTTATAGACCATGTAAGAATCAGTGTAGCCAGCGGGAAAGGAGGAGCTGGTTCTGCACATTTGCGCAAAGAAAAATATGTGCCCAAAGGAGGTCCTGATGGGGGAGACGGTGGGCGTGGAGGAAACATTATTGTCGTGGGCAATAGCCACCGCTGGACACTTTTCCATCTAAGATATACACGCCACCTAAAGGCTGAAAATGGTGGAAATGGTGGCAAGCAACGAAGCACGGGTGCCGATGGCGAAGATGTATATATCGAAGTGCCGCTTGGTACAGTAGTAAAAGATGAGCAGGGGCATCAGCTGTTTGAAATCACTGAAGATGGGCAAAAAGAAGTGTTGCTCCACGGTGGGCGTGGAGGGCTCGGAAACTGGCATTTTAGAACATCGGTAAACCAAACACCTCGCTATGCGCAACCAGGCGAGCCTGGCAAGGAAATGCAAGCTACTTTTGAGCTAAAAGTGTTGGCAGATGTGGGTTTGGTAGGGTTCCCAAATGCTGGAAAATCTACGCTGCTTTCGGTGCTTACGGCAGCCAAACCGAAGATTGGGGATTATGAATTTACGACACTCACCCCGAATTTGGGAATTGTAGAATATCGCAATCACGACTCATTTGTGATGGCGGATATTCCGGGGATTATTGAAGGAGCATCGGAGGGTAAAGGTTTAGGACATAGATTCTTACGACACATTGAACGAAATGCACTTTTATTGTTTTTGATTCCAGCAGATGCTAAAGATTATGCAAGAGAATATGAAATCTTGAAACACGAGCTAGAGAATTATAACAAAGAATTGCTCGATAAGGATTTTGTGATAGCCATTTCAAAATCGGATATGCTCGATGATGAATTAAAGGCAGAAATTGCTAAACAATTGCCTAAAGATGTGCCACATGTGTTCATTTCCTCAGTGGCACAAACGGGACTTCAAGAGCTCAAAGATTTACTTTGGAAAAAACTTAACGAAAAGTTTACTTAAAAGAGTTTGAGATAATTCTCCAATAAGACTTAAACTTCTTGCGCTTGGCGTGAGGATAGGTGAAAGACAAGCTACAAAGCTCATCATTTTTGCTTTTAGCTTGTTTTTTTATGATTAAAATTTCGTGATAAAGATTATTGTTCTCTTTGTCAAAACCAAAGACTTCTACACGATTTTTATCTTGTTTTAAATTATAAATTTCCAGTTCTTTTTTCATGGACTGCACAATTTCTTCCAGCTGAGTTCTTGGCGAAAAAGTAGTGCCAAAAATTCTAATTTCAGCACCATCTGGTTTATTGCTAAATACACGCCCGTCGCCGTTGGTAGGCTCTGGTTCTGGATTAAAGTTACTAGGATAATTCATGCAAATATCAAATCTATTGTTGCAATACTCCACATAATTTGTGATTTCGTTGTCGGAAATATCAATAGGGCTAGCAACTATAATCTCTTGCTCTACACGACCTTTACATGCCGCTAAAATTGTAACTAGCGCAATATATTTTAGCAATTTCATATTCAGTATTTAGTAAAGTACAAATATACAATAAAAGAGAAAACTAGTTTTTTGAATGAAAAAATAAAACCTTAGTTTTGCAGTCCAATTTAATTTTAAAAGATAAACACAAAAAATGCTTATATTACTACAACAACAAACAAACATTGCAAACGAGGCAGAGAAATCTTTGGATTTAGTAAAAGATTCTGTACAAGATCATTACGATAAACTTTTATCCCATTTGCCGAGTTTAATCGTAGGGCTTTTAATCATTATCCTAGGAAGCTTATTGGCAAAAATCATTACTGGAATTTATCAAAAGAGATTTCTAAACAAGGCAAATGATCCGCTGATGGCTAAATTCTTATCCAGAACCGTTCAGCTGATTTTATTCTTAATTTCTGCCATGTTGGCACTAGAAGTAGCGGGGCTTAGTAGTGTAGCAGGTGCTATTTTGGGGGCAGCGGGAGGAGCCGCGTTGATATTGGGTTTTGCTTTTCAAGACATCGGGAAAAACTTTTTAGCAGGAATTATTTTAGCCTTCAATCGTCCGTTTAATATCAACGATAGTATTCAGATCGATTCTCATTTTGGGAGCGTGCAAGCCATGAATTTTAGATATACTCACATCAAAACCTCAGATGGGCGAGATATTTTTATCCCTAACAGCGATGTGCTTACCAAACCTGTTGAAAATTATACAATTGACGGTTTCTACCGAATGGATTTTATCGTGGGAATTGGCTACGAAGACGACATTGACCAAGCTAAAGATATTATCCAAAAAATCCTAGACGAGCACCCAAATGTAATGAAAACTGCCACACACAAAAGTTTTGTGATTGAAGATGAATTGGCTGCAAGTGCTGTGAATTTAAAAGTGCTGTTCTGGGTAGCGACCAAGGATTACAAAGTGGCATCTAATGTGTTGCGAGGAAGAATCATTCGCGAAGTCAAAAATCAATTGGTGGCGGCAAACATCAATCTCCCTGCCGATATTCGTGAGCTTAAACTCTATGGCACAGAAAAGAACTTTGCAATAAAAATTGATCAAGACGCAAGAAATTCTTGATTAAACTCAAAAAAATAAGCATAATTACAATTTTTTTGTATTTTTGAGGCGAGTTTAATACCAAAAACTGAAACTATGGACATGATGAAAATGTTGGGGCAATTACAAGAATCTCAACAAAAAATTCAAAACGCTAAAGAAGCTATGAAAAACGAATTTTTAGATGAAAAATCATCTGATAATTTGCTAGAAGTAAAAGTTTCAAAAGCGGGAAGAGTAAAAGAAATCAAGATAGACGACGAACTTTTGGAAGACAAAGAGCAACTAGTAGATTATTTAATCCTTACTTTAAATAAAGCACTTGAAAAAGCTCAAAATCAATATGATGCAGAACTGGAACGCGTGGCAAGACAAGGAATGCCACAGATTCCTGGAATGCCGTTTTAAGAGTTTATGATTACAAAAAATTAAGACCAAAAAAGCTATCCACCAACAGCGATGTGTGTGCGGGTAGCTTTTCTATTTTGAACTAAAATTTTATGGATAAACTCAAAAAACAGCAATTTGCATGGGCGTTTTATGACTGGGCAAATTCGGTGTATTCATTAGTGATTACCACCGCGATTTTTCCGATTTATTTCGGGGCGGTGCTCAGCGAGCAAGAGGGCGTGAAAGTCTTTGGCATTCAATTTTCTGATAAGGATATTTTGTATTCTTATTCCATTACAGCATCATTTGTGATTGTGGTTTTGCTTTCGCCCATACTTTCCGCTATTTCAGACCAAATTGGGAATAAAAAGCGATTTTTAAAGATTTTTTCGGTTTTAGGTTCGTTGGGGTGTGCATCTTTGTTCTTTTTCACCAACGAAGAAACACTTTGGATAGGGATTCTTGGGAGTATCACCGCAAGTGTGGGCTACTGGGGGAGCTTGGTGTTCTACAACGCGTATTTGCCCGAAATTGCCGACAAAGATAGGCAAGATGAGCTATCTGCTCAAGGCTTTGTTTATGGTTATATAGGTTCAGCAATTTTGCTCATTTTCTGTTTAGTTATGATTATGTTTGTGAGCAAAGAATTAACGCGTTATTCGTTTTTGCTCGTAGCCCTTTGGTGGATTGGCTTTGCACAATACACTTTTAAACATTTGCCAAACAGCTATACTCAGCCCAGCCATAAAACATCTAAAATATGGAAACATGCACATCGCGAGCTTTTTAAAGTGGGGCAGGAACTCTTTAAAATTCAGCGATTAAAATATTATTTATTAGCATTTTTCTTTTTGAGTGTTGGTATTCAAACTATCAATTACATGGCAAGTAGATTTGGCGACCAAGAACTGGGCTTAGATTCTACCAATTTGATTATTGCCATACTTTTAATCCAGTTTGTGGCAGTTGGAGGCTCCTATCTTTTTGCTTATTTATCTAAGAAAATGGGGAATTTGCCAGCCCTACAAGTGGGGCTAGTCATCTGGGCAGGGATTTGTTTTTCCGCTTTTTTAATACACCGAGATGATAAATATGTTACGGCAGAATTTTATGCCATGGGGGCGGCAGTAGGCTTAGTTTTGGGCGGAGTGCAATCGCTTTGCAGAAGCTCTTATTCTAAGCTTTTGCCTAAATCGAATGACAATACCATTTATTTTAGTTTTTATGACATTGTAGAAAAATTAGCGTTGATTTTAGGAAGTTTTATATTTGCCCAAGTGCTTTATCTTATGGGGAGTATGCAGTATTCGGCGTTATGTCTGGGTATCTTTTTTATCTTGTCCATTATTTTTCTAAGATTAATTAAAAAGTAAAAAAATACATTTTGGCTAATTTTTTGAGCTAAAAAATTTAATGATGAAAAGATTATTGATATTCTCAATCGTTATGGTATTTGCTTCATGTCACAATTATAAAAAAACGACAGACTACTATGGCGGAACCAAGGAGTTTAACCTCTCTTATGGCGAAAATAAAAGGCATCGCATGGATTTGTTTCTGCCTGCATTTAGGGATAATAAGCCACTGGTAGTCATCATTCATGGTGGCGGCTGGATTTTGGGCGAGCCTTGGCATTTGCGTGGCATTCAGAATTTTTTGCACAAAAAGCAATATCCTACAGCAAGTATCACTTATCGTTTGGCAAACAAAAAAATTAATTATAAAGATCAATTGGCAGATGTCTCACAAGCCATAGAGTTTTTAAAGAAAAATGCCAAAAAATATCATTTGCCATCTGCTCCCTATATCATGCTAGGAGAGAGTGCGGGCGGGCATTTAACGCTAATGTATGCGCACGAACATCCAGAAAATGTGTCTAAAGTGATTTCAATGTCATCGCCTACGGATTTTTACTCAAAAGCATATACCGATAAGAAATTTTACCATTGGTACACCAAGCGTACGATGTCTATCGCCGTGGGAGATAGATACAAACTCGGAGAAAAAATCCCCGAAAGTTTCAAAGAAGCAAGTCCGTTGTTTAATCTAGCAAATAAACCTACTTTGATGTTCCAAGGAACTACCGATTTATTGGTAAACAAATCGCAAGGTTTTGCACTAGACAAAGCTCTAACGGAGGCAAATATCCCACATCGTTTGGTAGTGATGAATGGGGCAGGGCATTTGCCAAGATATCGCCCAAGCTGGAGAAATAAGGTAGTTTTTCCTGAGATTTTAAATTTTATCGAGCGAGATACCCAAAACTTACGTATAGAAAAAATCGAATATTAATTAAATTATGAGAGATTCAAATTATTTTCCAGACGCTACGCCAGAAAAAAGCTTAGGCTTTAAACTAGTTTTGATACTTGTAGCCATTATGACCATTTCTTTTTCATTTTTTAGAGTAAAAAGAATTATCGAAGATCCCGTTCAGCTCGACCCTACACTTGGGATTGAGCCACTTTGGTACACCTACACGGTGCTCGCCATGGCAATAATTACGCTTGTAGCCCTTTGGTTTACCTATCAATACAAAAAATGGGGCGTTTATGCGACAGCCTCTGCATTATTCATTATTGTGATTTTAAATCCTGAGTTTTCCTTACAAAAAACTTTGTTACCGATGTTCACGCTTTTTACATTTGTGGGCTACGGCTTGTTTGAAATCATTCCGCGATGGAAATATTATTCGTGATGATTTTAAACTTAAAAACATCAACTAAACCGTGAGAAATTGCCTTTTTAATTATAATAGGGGAGAAATTTTAGTATCCAAAACGCACGCCAATGGAAAACGGATACGATTTGCTCGGTGCGTTTTCAAACAATGGTGTGAGTGTGTATTTGGCATAAAAAATCCAAGCACCATAGCCAAAATGTGCCGAAACGCCATAAATCCATTGAGTAGCGTCTAAATTGTTTTTTACCGCTTCGCGTATTTTGCTACCATTCTCATTTCGGTAACGCAAGACTTGTTTTTCGTTCAGCAAAGTTCCTGCATAGGCACCTACGCCCATTCTAAATCCTTCAGAATTACTTGGAGAAGGGAAATTATAATTAAATGTTACGGGCAGAATTAAATAAGTAGTTTTAAGTTTTGATTTACTTAAATCTAATGGATATTGCTCCACAGATGTCACCCCATTTTTATTCACAAAATAATCATTGTTTTTAA
Coding sequences within:
- the rpe gene encoding ribulose-phosphate 3-epimerase, which produces MAIVAPSMLAADFLHLDKDIQMVNESPAEWFHLDIMDGVFVPNISYGMPVIEAIRKATDKFLDVHLMITQPERYTQTFKACGADLLSVHYEACPHLHRNIQQIKNEGMQAGVALNPHTPVHLLGDIIQDLDLVLIMSVNPGFGGQKFIENTYKKVAEVKDLILQKNASALIEVDGGVDASNAAKLTECGADVLVAGSAVFKAENPLAIIEKLQNA
- the fsa gene encoding fructose-6-phosphate aldolase gives rise to the protein MKFFIDTANLDQIQEAQDLGILDGVTTNPSLMAKEGITGKENILKHYQKICELVTGDVSAEVIATDFDGMVKEGEELASLHEQIVVKIPMIKDGVKAIKYFADNGIRTNCTLVFSTGQALLAAKAGATYVSPFVGRLDDISQDGMQLIADIRTIYDNYAFETEILAASIRNPMHINQCALIGADVVTSPLNAILALLNHPLTDKGLAQFLADYKKGN
- the recF gene encoding DNA replication/repair protein RecF (All proteins in this family for which functions are known are DNA-binding proteins that assist the filamentation of RecA onto DNA for the initiation of recombination or recombinational repair.), producing the protein MYLKKIHLINFKNFEEKELEFSPKINAFVGNNGVGKTNLLDAVYYLSLFKSYFNASDAQNIRISQDFFFVEGWFFKNQKEEWVQCGVKKGEKKNAKRNQKTYERIADHVGEFPVVIISPYDRDLITEGSDVRRKFVDRIISQSDSVYFNHLLRYNKVLSQRNALLKYFAANHSFDALQLSIFDEEILKLGKDIFEKRKDFLASFQPKFQKYYAFISQEKEEVEIVYQSDLEVNPETYLEESLIKDKLVQYTTQGVHKDDLKFNIRGHLIKKFGSQGQQKSFLIALKLAELEIIKEQKNVTPILLLDDIFDKLDESRVEQLIKLVNEEHFGQIFISDTHPERTQSIIAKINDDHKVFKL
- a CDS encoding DUF721 domain-containing protein, which produces MKKKQNLVSLAEGLSNFVDKYGYRNQVKESQVIDAWHVQMGDFVKNMTETIFVKNQVLYVRLTSPAFKSEFSYGKAKIIAHINESLGEEYLKDVHFI
- the obgE gene encoding GTPase ObgE, with the protein product MQDNFIDHVRISVASGKGGAGSAHLRKEKYVPKGGPDGGDGGRGGNIIVVGNSHRWTLFHLRYTRHLKAENGGNGGKQRSTGADGEDVYIEVPLGTVVKDEQGHQLFEITEDGQKEVLLHGGRGGLGNWHFRTSVNQTPRYAQPGEPGKEMQATFELKVLADVGLVGFPNAGKSTLLSVLTAAKPKIGDYEFTTLTPNLGIVEYRNHDSFVMADIPGIIEGASEGKGLGHRFLRHIERNALLLFLIPADAKDYAREYEILKHELENYNKELLDKDFVIAISKSDMLDDELKAEIAKQLPKDVPHVFISSVAQTGLQELKDLLWKKLNEKFT
- a CDS encoding mechanosensitive ion channel family protein, with product MLILLQQQTNIANEAEKSLDLVKDSVQDHYDKLLSHLPSLIVGLLIIILGSLLAKIITGIYQKRFLNKANDPLMAKFLSRTVQLILFLISAMLALEVAGLSSVAGAILGAAGGAALILGFAFQDIGKNFLAGIILAFNRPFNINDSIQIDSHFGSVQAMNFRYTHIKTSDGRDIFIPNSDVLTKPVENYTIDGFYRMDFIVGIGYEDDIDQAKDIIQKILDEHPNVMKTATHKSFVIEDELAASAVNLKVLFWVATKDYKVASNVLRGRIIREVKNQLVAANINLPADIRELKLYGTEKNFAIKIDQDARNS
- a CDS encoding YbaB/EbfC family nucleoid-associated protein — translated: MDMMKMLGQLQESQQKIQNAKEAMKNEFLDEKSSDNLLEVKVSKAGRVKEIKIDDELLEDKEQLVDYLILTLNKALEKAQNQYDAELERVARQGMPQIPGMPF
- a CDS encoding MFS transporter; this translates as MDKLKKQQFAWAFYDWANSVYSLVITTAIFPIYFGAVLSEQEGVKVFGIQFSDKDILYSYSITASFVIVVLLSPILSAISDQIGNKKRFLKIFSVLGSLGCASLFFFTNEETLWIGILGSITASVGYWGSLVFYNAYLPEIADKDRQDELSAQGFVYGYIGSAILLIFCLVMIMFVSKELTRYSFLLVALWWIGFAQYTFKHLPNSYTQPSHKTSKIWKHAHRELFKVGQELFKIQRLKYYLLAFFFLSVGIQTINYMASRFGDQELGLDSTNLIIAILLIQFVAVGGSYLFAYLSKKMGNLPALQVGLVIWAGICFSAFLIHRDDKYVTAEFYAMGAAVGLVLGGVQSLCRSSYSKLLPKSNDNTIYFSFYDIVEKLALILGSFIFAQVLYLMGSMQYSALCLGIFFILSIIFLRLIKK
- a CDS encoding alpha/beta hydrolase, with the protein product MMKRLLIFSIVMVFASCHNYKKTTDYYGGTKEFNLSYGENKRHRMDLFLPAFRDNKPLVVIIHGGGWILGEPWHLRGIQNFLHKKQYPTASITYRLANKKINYKDQLADVSQAIEFLKKNAKKYHLPSAPYIMLGESAGGHLTLMYAHEHPENVSKVISMSSPTDFYSKAYTDKKFYHWYTKRTMSIAVGDRYKLGEKIPESFKEASPLFNLANKPTLMFQGTTDLLVNKSQGFALDKALTEANIPHRLVVMNGAGHLPRYRPSWRNKVVFPEILNFIERDTQNLRIEKIEY